TTTCGTCTTGCTTTCGGCCATCGGTGTTGCGCTCTTCTGCTGCTGGGCAACCTGCGTCGAGACCGCTTCAGCCGACTGCATGCGGGCGAAGGTACGGTCGCCGCCGCCCTC
The genomic region above belongs to Pseudomonas benzenivorans and contains:
- a CDS encoding co-regulatory protein PtrA N-terminal domain-containing protein, coding for MNTLKTLFAIAALSLSSLAMAEGGGDRTFARMQSAEAVSTQVAQQQKSATPMAESKTKKAEHAKC